A single window of Sphaerodactylus townsendi isolate TG3544 linkage group LG05, MPM_Stown_v2.3, whole genome shotgun sequence DNA harbors:
- the MOCS3 gene encoding adenylyltransferase and sulfurtransferase MOCS3: MAGNEAAAAEEIPIPPPLPPRTELSRPEIERYSRQLVLPELGVRGQLRLSACSVLVVGCGGLGCPLALYLAAAGVGRLGLVDHDAVELHNLPRQVLHRESRLGCSKARSAVSALRELNSSVQCVPYELALDRDSALELVRAYDVVADCSDNVPTRYLVNDACVLAGKPLVSASALRLEGQLVVYGHQGGPCYRCLFPKPPPPETVTNCADGGVLGVVTGILGSLQALEVLKIATGMGTSFSQVMVLFDALESRFRYIKLRPRDPNCAVCGDHPSVTALQDYELFCGSSATDKCRTLCLLRNEERVSVEEYRKILDSNIPHILVDVRPKVEVDICRLAQAVFVPLSKLQEKDEGCLQLLVQRICEARQMSSENSAFPVYIICKLGNDSQKAVKILQGLSCPGSGLISVKDIKGGLMAWATKIDPEFPQY; the protein is encoded by the coding sequence ATGGCGGGAAACGAGGCCGCGGCCGCTGAGGAGATTCCCATCCCGCCTCCCCTTCCCCCGCGGACGGAGCTGAGCCGGCCGGAGATCGAGCGCTACTCGCGGCAGCTGGTCCTCCCGGAGCTGGGCGTGCGCGGGCAGCTGCGGCTCTCGGCCTGCTCGGTGCTGGTGGTGGGCTGCGGCGGCCTGGGCTGCCCGCTGGCGCTCTACTTGGCGGCGGCCGGCGTGGGCCGCTTGGGCCTGGTCGACCACGACGCGGTGGAGCTGCACAACCTCCCCAGGCAGGTCCTGCACCGCGAGAGCCGCCTGGGCTGCTCCAAAGCCCGGTCCGCGGTCTCCGCCTTGAGGGAGCTCAACTCCTCGGTGCAGTGCGTGCCTTACGAGCTGGCCCTCGACCGGGACTCGGCCCTGGAGCTGGTGCGGGCCTACGACGTCGTGGCCGACTGCTCCGACAACGTGCCCACCCGCTACCTGGTCAACGATGCTTGCGTGCTGGCGGGGAAGCCATTGGTGTCGGCCAGCGCGCTGAGGCTGGAGGGGCAGCTGGTGGTGTATGGCCACCAAGGGGGTCCTTGCTATCGCTGCCTCTTCCCTAAGCCCCCTCCTCCAGAGACTGTCACCAACTGTGCAGATGGAGGGGTCCTGGGGGTCGTGACTGGTATCCTGGGGTCTCTCCAGGCTCTAGAGGTGCTCAAGATCGCCACTGGCATGGGGACCTCCTTCAGCCAGGTCATGGTGCTCTTTGACGCCTTGGAAAGCAGGTTTCGGTACATCAAGCTGAGGCCCAGGGACCCCAATTGTGCGGTTTGTGGTGACCACCCTTCTGTGACCGCTTTGCAGGATTATGAACTCTTCTGTGGGTCTTCGGCTACAGACAAGTGTCGGACATTGTGCCTTTTGCGGAATGAGGAGCGGGTTTCGGTGGAAGAGTACAGGAAGATATTGGACAGCAACATCCCTCATATCTTGGTGGATGTCCGTCCCAAGGTTGAGGTTGACATATGCCGCTTGGCGCAGGCTGTCTTTGTGCCTTTAAGCAAGTTGCAAGAAAAAGATGAAGGGTGTTTGCAGCTTCTGGTCCAGAGGATATGTGAAGCCAGGCAGATGTCCAGTGAAAATTCAGCTTTCCCAGTTTACATCATCTGCAAATTAGGAAACGACTCTCAAAAGGCAGTGAAAATATTGCAGGGATTGTCTTGTCCTGGGTCAGGTTTAATTTCTGT